The genomic region CTGCTGTTGCTGCCGCACTTGACGAGCCGCTTCGTTTTGGTCGATGATGCGCTCGACCGCTTCAAATTCCTGAACCCGACGCAGCATGACTTCAGCTTCAGGAATTTTGCTTGCCCTTTGGGCAACGGCTTACCCTAGTTTCCAGGTATGACCGTACATCGAGTAGTAAACAACTAGAATTTTCATGATTCCTCCTAAGTTAGTTTTGAGACGTTGCTATCAGATTTAATGACTACCTTTAAAGGTGGTCATTAAACAAGTAAAACTTAGCGAGTGACTTCTGACTCCCGTGCTGGATCTGATAATTGTTGTTGAGAACGTTTAGACTTGCGACCTTTATGAAACCAGCGATCGCCAAATGACTCAAATGTAATGTACAAAATCGGTACGACAAACAAACTCAAAACCGTAGCTACCAGCATTCCACCAAATACAGCCGTACCTAAAGATTGACGACTACCCGCTCCCGCTCCAGTCGCTACAACTAAGGGGAAAATTCCCACTAGAGTAGAAATTGCCGTCATCAAAATCGGTCGCAAGCGTTCTTGAGCCGCTTCTAAAGCTGCTTGCGTAATTGACAACCCGCGGTCGCGCAATTGATTGGCAAATTCTACAATTAAAATTGAATTTTTACTTGCTAAACCAATTAACATCACTAACCCAACTTGACCGTAGACATCATTGGGAAAACCGCGTAAAGTTAGAGCCAATAATGCACCCAGAACAGCTAGCGGTACAGCTAAGAGAATAATGAAAGGATCGAGATAATTTTCATACTGAGCTGCTAAAACTAGAAAGACAAAAACGATTCCTAACCCAAAAATGACTGGTGCTTGTCCGCCAGACTCTAATTCCTCCGCCGTAATTCCCGACCATTCATAACCAATATTAGGTGGTAGCACCTCAGCAGTAATTTGTTCCATCTTTTGAATTGCTTCGCCAGAACTGAAACCTTCAGCCGCCGAACCAGTGATTTCAATCGAGCGAAATAAATTGTAACGATTAATTGTTTGCGCTCCGGTTGTCGGAGTAATCTTAACTAAATTAGCTAAGGAAATCATCCTTCCCTGTGCCGATCGCACGTAGAGCTGGCGAATATCATCGGGATTATTACGAAACTGTCCATCTGCTTGTACGTAAACGCGATAGCTGCGCTGTTCTAAATTAAAATCATTCACGTACTGCGAACCTAAAAAGGTCTGCAACGTGTTATAAATATCGTCAATAGAAACTTGTAGTGCTTTAGCTTGGTTGCGATTAACTTCTACTATTACCTGTGGTGTATTAGCAGTAAAAGTTGTAAATACTCTTTGCAATCCCTCTGTTTGACTGGCTCTACCGATTAATTGATTAGCTGTTTGTAATAAGGTATCTAAACCAACATTCCCTCTGTCTTGTAATTGAAATTGAAAGCCACCAATGCTACCCAAACCAGGAATTGCCGGCGGATTTGTGGGAATAATTCTTGCTTGCGGAATTGCTGCTAATTGTCCGCCTAACTTCTGCGTAATCGCTTGAACTGACTGCCCCGTACCTTTACGTTCATCCCAAGGTTTGAGCGAGGTAAAAATAATTCCATTATTAGCAGTATTGCCGCTAAAACTAAAACCACCGACAGTAAAAGTCGATTGCACCTCGGGAATTTTGAGAATTTGCGTTTCAACTCGCCGCATCACATCATCTGTATAGTTTAAAGAAACTCCAGGCGGACCCTGCACCAATGTAATAAAATATCCTTGGTCTTCCTCTGGTAAAAAAGCCGTAGGCACAGTTACGAACAACCAAGCTGTAAAGGCGATCGCAGCAGCAAATAGCGCCAAAACGATGTATTTGATTCTGACTAGGCGATGGAGAATTTTTTGATAACCGCGGCGCAACCAGTCAAGAAAACGATTGATTTGGTGAAAAACTCGACCTAACCAGCCGCCTGTAGTTTGTTCTCGTCGCAGTAAAATACCTGCTAAAGAAGGCGTAATCGTAATAGCAAGAAAGGTAGAGATGGCGATCGAAAAGGCGATTGTCAGCGCGAATTGACGGTACAATACCCCTGTAGTGCCTGGGAAGAAAGCTACGGGAATAAACACCGCCATCAACACTAAAGACGTGGCAATGACTGCACCTAGTAGTTCGTGCATCGCTACCGATGCAGCTTGACGCGGCTCCATGTTTTCTTGTTGCAACAAGCGGGAAATATCTTCAACTACGACGATCGCATCGTCTACCACCATCCCCGTAGCTAAAGTTAGACCAAACAGCGTCAAGCTATTAATCGAAAATCCGAAAACTTTGATAAAAGCAAATGTACCGATCAAAGCGACAGGAATTGTAATCGCAGGAATGACGGCAATTCGCCAATTTTGCAGAAACAGGAAGATGACAGTAATAACTAGAGCGATCGCAATCAGTAGCGTAATTACGACTTCAGAAAGCGATTCTTGCACGAATAAAGTCGTGTCAAAGGCAACATCATATCTCATGCCTGGAGGGAAACTTTGCGACAGTCTTTGAATTTCAGCTTTAACTGCACTAGCAACTTCCAAGGCATTACTACCAGGTAACTGGTAAACCCCCAAGCCTACAGCATCTTGTCCCCTGAATCGCAAGAAGGAATCGTAGTTTTCTGCTCCTAATTCTGCCCGACCGACATCTTTCAACCTCACCAACGTCCCATCTGCACCAGTTTTGAGGACGATATTTTCAAATTCGGAGGCATCTTGCAGGCGACTTTGCGCCCGCACGTCAATTTGATATTGTTGGTCGTTAGGGAGCGGCTGTTGACCCAAGCGCCCCGCACCAACTTGAATATTTTGTTCGTTGAGCGCCGCGACTACATCTTGTGCTGTAAGATTGCGACTGGCGAGTAAGTTAGGGTCTAACCACACGCGCATCGCATATCTGCGCTCGCCGAAAATTGTAATATCGCCAACGCCCTCGATTCTTTTCAGAGCATCTACGAGGTAGAGATCGGCATAATTACTTAAAAAGATCGGGTCGTATTTGTTCTGTTCGGAAAACAGCCCGAGTGCCAACAATAGAGTGCTAGACCGCTTTGTTACAGTCACCCCCGTTCGCTGCACTGCTTCTGGTAACTGTGCTTGGGCGATGGATACGCGATTTTGTACGTCAACTGCTGCCAAATCTTGATCGCGAGTCGGCTCGAACGTGACTGAAATCGAGCTGCTACCATCGTTGTTACTGCTAGAACTAATGTACCTCTGACCGCGAACGCCGTTAATTTCCCGCTCTAATACAGTTGTAACAGTGTTTTCGACAATTTCTGCACTAGCTCCAGTGTAGTTTGCCGTGACATTGACTTGAGGCGGACTAATTTCGGGGTACTGGGCAGCAGGTAGCGTGGGAATGCTAATCGCTCCTGCCAACAGAATGATGATGGTACAGACGCTAGCAAAGACAGGGCGCTTGATGAAGAAATCTACGAACATGATAAGGGGTAATTGGTAATTGGTAATTGGTAGTTGGTAGAAAACTGCTCGCTCAGCTCTCTTCCCCTGCTCCCTGCTCCCAGCTCGTCCCTGCTCCCTGCTCTGGCACGGGGGCGATCGCAGCGCCATCTCTGAGGTTGAGTAAACCAGAGGTAACGATTCTGTCTCCTGGTTGCAATCCCGATCGCACTTGGTAGCTATTGCCTTGAATATCACCTAACTTCACTGGTTGCTGTCGAGCCGTTAGTTGAGTTTGCCCCTCTGGGGATTTTGTCTGTTGTACCACATAGACAAATGTTTGCCCTGCAACCCGCGATACTGCTGTTGTGGGAATCAGAATTCCTTGTCGCTGGTTCCAAATCACTCTGGCGCGGACAAAGCTATCGGCTCGGATTTGGGTAGGGGAATTGGCAAATAATGCTTTAATTAAGACCGATTGCGTGTCGTTTGTCACTTGGGGCGAGATAAAAAATACCTTGCTCGTACCGATTTGCTCTCCCTGTTCGTTTAATAATTCTACTAGCGTACCGATCTCCACTTGTGCCACCCGTTCCCGTGGGATAGAGACATTCACTTCTAAAGGTTGATTTTGAGTCACGGTGGTTAGTTGAGTCGAAGGCGTGACGAGATCGCCAACTTTGACGGGAATCGCGCCTACCGTACCTGCGAAGGGAGCGTTGACTTGGAAGTATTGCAGTTGCACTCGCGCTTGGTTAGTATTTGCCTCTGCTTGCTGTACGGCTTGTTGAGCTTGAGCGACTGCCGATGTCTGCGCTTCGATTTGCTTGTCGATCGCATTCAAATTAGCGCGGGCTGTTTGCAGTTGGTTGTAATATTGGTCTCTCGTCTCTCGCGATACTGCTCCTTGACCAGCTAGAGCAGAATATCGTTTGTACTGCTCTTGGCTCAGTCTTAGATCGGATAGAGTGGCTTGCCTTTCTGCTCTGAGCGATCGCAATGTAGCTTGCGCCGTTGCGACTTGAGCGCGAGCCGCTGCTGCTGCCGCAACTGCACCCGATACGGAGGCTTGTTGCTCGTCAGGATCGATTTGCACCAGCGGTTGCCCAGCTTTGACTTGAGTACCTGGTTGGACGTAAATTTGCGCGACTCGTCCCTGAACTTGCGGCAAAAGAGTCACCGACTGCCGCGACTCCAAATTAGCAATAAATTCCGAACTTTCAATTATAGTGCCAGAGGTAACTGTTGCCGTGTTGACGGGGACAGTCCGTGGCTGGCTTTGTCCTGGTGGTGACTGACCTTGCTCTTGACGCTGCCACCACTGCCAACCCAAAAAGCCCCCACCCAGAAGGATAGCGATCGCGCCTATAATTGATACCCACTTGCGCTTCTGTCTAGAGGAAGGTTTTGTCCGTACTCGCTCGGGAGGGGAATTGTCTTGCACCTCACCAGTTTTTTCGACCGATACTACATTTCCAGAGCGAGATACTGTATCATCCTCTGGCTTTATCGTTTGATTTTCTGGTTCCGTGCGTTTAGAATCCGAATGGCTCATTTATCTGATACTTTTTTAAGAATATTTTCTTTCGAGTACGTAGTAATTTATGCCAAGTAACTCACCAGCCAAATGTCCCCTTCGAGCTTACATAGAAATAGTGGAAAACTGGTGCAGCCAAACGGTAGATATCGTCTGATTTATTGAGTCAAACTATCTAAAGGTAGAGATTGTACTAAGCTCAGAGTTAAAGGCATTTGACTAATAGACCGAGCGTAATCAGCACTCAGATAGGGACGGTATTGCTGCGAAAGTGCTACATAAGTCTCAAAAAAAGCCACGCTCCAAGCTCCCAGATAGCGATGAGCCAAGGTGGGGTCTGGACCAATAACTGATTCGGGAATGGGTAAGGGTTCGCTGCCTGGATCGGATTTATCGGCAGCAGAAAAGTGGGTTCCACCTGCGAGTAGAAGCAGATATTTATTTTTGGTACTCAGCCACGTAAAGGGCAAAATTTGCTCTGGTAAAGCTGGCGCAACTTTATCATCACTACTACTAGCGATCGTCACGGGGATTTTGACTTGACTCAATCCAGCTTTACCAAAAAGGGCGCTAGCAATAGGATTAATCGCGATCGCTGCCTTGATTCTTCGATCCCGC from Chroococcidiopsis sp. SAG 2025 harbors:
- a CDS encoding efflux RND transporter permease subunit, whose product is MFVDFFIKRPVFASVCTIIILLAGAISIPTLPAAQYPEISPPQVNVTANYTGASAEIVENTVTTVLEREINGVRGQRYISSSSNNDGSSSISVTFEPTRDQDLAAVDVQNRVSIAQAQLPEAVQRTGVTVTKRSSTLLLALGLFSEQNKYDPIFLSNYADLYLVDALKRIEGVGDITIFGERRYAMRVWLDPNLLASRNLTAQDVVAALNEQNIQVGAGRLGQQPLPNDQQYQIDVRAQSRLQDASEFENIVLKTGADGTLVRLKDVGRAELGAENYDSFLRFRGQDAVGLGVYQLPGSNALEVASAVKAEIQRLSQSFPPGMRYDVAFDTTLFVQESLSEVVITLLIAIALVITVIFLFLQNWRIAVIPAITIPVALIGTFAFIKVFGFSINSLTLFGLTLATGMVVDDAIVVVEDISRLLQQENMEPRQAASVAMHELLGAVIATSLVLMAVFIPVAFFPGTTGVLYRQFALTIAFSIAISTFLAITITPSLAGILLRREQTTGGWLGRVFHQINRFLDWLRRGYQKILHRLVRIKYIVLALFAAAIAFTAWLFVTVPTAFLPEEDQGYFITLVQGPPGVSLNYTDDVMRRVETQILKIPEVQSTFTVGGFSFSGNTANNGIIFTSLKPWDERKGTGQSVQAITQKLGGQLAAIPQARIIPTNPPAIPGLGSIGGFQFQLQDRGNVGLDTLLQTANQLIGRASQTEGLQRVFTTFTANTPQVIVEVNRNQAKALQVSIDDIYNTLQTFLGSQYVNDFNLEQRSYRVYVQADGQFRNNPDDIRQLYVRSAQGRMISLANLVKITPTTGAQTINRYNLFRSIEITGSAAEGFSSGEAIQKMEQITAEVLPPNIGYEWSGITAEELESGGQAPVIFGLGIVFVFLVLAAQYENYLDPFIILLAVPLAVLGALLALTLRGFPNDVYGQVGLVMLIGLASKNSILIVEFANQLRDRGLSITQAALEAAQERLRPILMTAISTLVGIFPLVVATGAGAGSRQSLGTAVFGGMLVATVLSLFVVPILYITFESFGDRWFHKGRKSKRSQQQLSDPARESEVTR
- a CDS encoding efflux RND transporter periplasmic adaptor subunit, whose translation is MSHSDSKRTEPENQTIKPEDDTVSRSGNVVSVEKTGEVQDNSPPERVRTKPSSRQKRKWVSIIGAIAILLGGGFLGWQWWQRQEQGQSPPGQSQPRTVPVNTATVTSGTIIESSEFIANLESRQSVTLLPQVQGRVAQIYVQPGTQVKAGQPLVQIDPDEQQASVSGAVAAAAAARAQVATAQATLRSLRAERQATLSDLRLSQEQYKRYSALAGQGAVSRETRDQYYNQLQTARANLNAIDKQIEAQTSAVAQAQQAVQQAEANTNQARVQLQYFQVNAPFAGTVGAIPVKVGDLVTPSTQLTTVTQNQPLEVNVSIPRERVAQVEIGTLVELLNEQGEQIGTSKVFFISPQVTNDTQSVLIKALFANSPTQIRADSFVRARVIWNQRQGILIPTTAVSRVAGQTFVYVVQQTKSPEGQTQLTARQQPVKLGDIQGNSYQVRSGLQPGDRIVTSGLLNLRDGAAIAPVPEQGAGTSWEQGAGEES